A genomic window from Eptesicus fuscus isolate TK198812 chromosome 19, DD_ASM_mEF_20220401, whole genome shotgun sequence includes:
- the YTHDF3 gene encoding YTH domain-containing family protein 3 isoform X5, which translates to MSATSVDQRPKGQGNKVSVQNGSIHQKDAVNDDDFEPYLSSQTNQSNSYPPMSDPYMPSYYAPSIGFPYSLGEAAWSTAGDQPMPYLTTYGQMSNGEHHYIPDGVFSQPGALGNTPPFLGQHGFNFFPGNADFSTWGTSGSQGQSTQSSAYSSSYGYPPSSLGRAITDGQAGFGNDTLSKVPGISSIEQGMTGLKIGGDLTAAVTKTVGTALSSSGMTSIATNSVPPVSSAAPKPTSWAAIARKPAKPQPKLKPKGNVGIGGSAVPPPPIKHNMNIGTWDEKGSVVKAPPTQPVLPPQTIIQQPQPLIQPPPLVQSQLPQQQPQPPQPQQQQGPQPQAQPHQVQPQQQQLQNRWVAPRNRGGGFNQNNGAGGENFGLGVVAISASPSSVEVHPVLEKLKAINNYNPKDFDWNLKNGRVFIIKSYSEDDIHRSIKYSIWCSTEHGNKRLDAAYRSLNGKGPLYLLFSVNGSGHFCGVAEMKSVVDYNAYAGVWSQDKWKGKFEVKWIFVKDVPNNQLRHIRLENNDNKPVTNSRDTQEVPLEKAKQVLKIIATFKHTTSIFDDFAHYEKRQEEEEAMRRLKFLKASDNVKITFSQVHVLPTIGEK; encoded by the exons AGTAACAGCTATCCACCAATGTCAGATCCATACATGCCTAGTTACTATGCTCCATCCATTGGATTTCCATATTCTCTTGGGGAAGCAGCATGGTCCACGGCTGGAGACCAACCTATGCCATATCTGACAACCTATGGACAAATGAGTAATGGAGAACATCATTATATACCAGATGGTGTGTTCAGTCAACCTGGGGCATTAGGAAATACCCCTCCATTTCTTGGTCAGCATGGATTTAACTTTTTTCCTGGTAATGCTGATTTCTCTACGTGGGGGACAAGTGGATCTCAGGGACAATCAACGCAAAGTTCTGCTTATAGTAGCAGTTATGGCTATCCACCTAGTTCTCTTGGGAGAGCTATTACTGATGGACAGGctggatttggcaatgatactTTGAGTAAGGTGCCCGGCATTAGCAGTATTGAGCAAGGCATGACTGGACTGAAAATTGGTGGTGACCTGACAGCTGCAGTGACAAAAACTGTAGGTACAGCCTTGAGCAGCAGTGGTATGACTAGCATTGCAACCAATAGTGTGCCCCCAGTTAGCAGTGCAGCACCTAAACCAACCTCCTGGGCCGCCATTGCCAGAAAGCCTGCCAAACCTCAACCGAAACTTAAACCCAAGGGCAATGTAGGAATTGGGGGTTCTGCTGTGCCACCACCTCCTATAAAACACAATATGAATATTGGAACTTGGGATGAAAAGGGGTCCGTGGTAAAGGCACCACCAACCCAACCAGTTCTGCCTCCTCAAACTATAATCCAGCAGCCTCAGCCATTAATTCAACCACCACCATTGGTGCAAAGCCAACTGCCTCAACAGCAGCCTCAGCCACCACAACCACAGCAGCAACAAGGACCTCAGCCACAGGCTCAGCCTCACCAAGTGCAGCCCcaacagcagcagctgcagaaCCGTTGGGTAGCTCCTCGGAATAGAGGAGGTGGCTTCAACCAGAACAATGGAGCGGGCGGTGAAAACTTTGGTTTAGGTGTTGTTGCTATCAGTGCTTCACCTTCTAGTGTAGAAGTGCATCCAGTGCTGGAAAAGCTAAAGGCCATAAACAACTATAATCCCAAAGACTTTGACTGGAACCTGAAAAATGGACGTGTGTTTATAATTAAAAGCTATTCTGAGGATGACATTCACCGTTCCATTAAGTACTCTATCTGGTGTAGTACTGAACATGGTAATAAGCGTTTGGATGCAGCTTACCGTTCCCTGAATGGGAAAGGCCCACTCTATTTACTCTTCAGTGTGAATGGCAGTGGACATTTTTGTGGAGTGGCTGAAATGAAGTCTGTTGTGGACTATAATGCATATGCTGGTGTCTGGTCTCAGGATAAGTGGAAGGGCAAATTTGAAGTTAAGTGGATCTTTGTCAAAGATGTTCCCAATAACCAATTACGGCATATTCGCTTagaaaataatgacaacaaaCCGGTTACCAATTCAAGGGACACTCAAGAGGTACCCCTAGAAAAAGCTAAGCAAGTGCTTAAAATAATTGCTACCTTCAAGCATACCACCTCAATCTTTGATGACTTTGCACATTATGAAAAGCGTCAAGAAGAGGAGGAAGCCATGCGTAGG CTGAAGTTCCTCAAAGCATCTGATAATGTGAAGATTACATTTTCCCAGGTGCATGTCCTTCCAACCATCG
- the YTHDF3 gene encoding YTH domain-containing family protein 3 isoform X7 produces the protein MSDPYMPSYYAPSIGFPYSLGEAAWSTAGDQPMPYLTTYGQMSNGEHHYIPDGVFSQPGALGNTPPFLGQHGFNFFPGNADFSTWGTSGSQGQSTQSSAYSSSYGYPPSSLGRAITDGQAGFGNDTLSKVPGISSIEQGMTGLKIGGDLTAAVTKTVGTALSSSGMTSIATNSVPPVSSAAPKPTSWAAIARKPAKPQPKLKPKGNVGIGGSAVPPPPIKHNMNIGTWDEKGSVVKAPPTQPVLPPQTIIQQPQPLIQPPPLVQSQLPQQQPQPPQPQQQQGPQPQAQPHQVQPQQQQLQNRWVAPRNRGGGFNQNNGAGGENFGLGVVAISASPSSVEVHPVLEKLKAINNYNPKDFDWNLKNGRVFIIKSYSEDDIHRSIKYSIWCSTEHGNKRLDAAYRSLNGKGPLYLLFSVNGSGHFCGVAEMKSVVDYNAYAGVWSQDKWKGKFEVKWIFVKDVPNNQLRHIRLENNDNKPVTNSRDTQEVPLEKAKQVLKIIATFKHTTSIFDDFAHYEKRQEEEEAMRRLKFLKASDNVKITFSQVHVLPTIGEK, from the exons ATGTCAGATCCATACATGCCTAGTTACTATGCTCCATCCATTGGATTTCCATATTCTCTTGGGGAAGCAGCATGGTCCACGGCTGGAGACCAACCTATGCCATATCTGACAACCTATGGACAAATGAGTAATGGAGAACATCATTATATACCAGATGGTGTGTTCAGTCAACCTGGGGCATTAGGAAATACCCCTCCATTTCTTGGTCAGCATGGATTTAACTTTTTTCCTGGTAATGCTGATTTCTCTACGTGGGGGACAAGTGGATCTCAGGGACAATCAACGCAAAGTTCTGCTTATAGTAGCAGTTATGGCTATCCACCTAGTTCTCTTGGGAGAGCTATTACTGATGGACAGGctggatttggcaatgatactTTGAGTAAGGTGCCCGGCATTAGCAGTATTGAGCAAGGCATGACTGGACTGAAAATTGGTGGTGACCTGACAGCTGCAGTGACAAAAACTGTAGGTACAGCCTTGAGCAGCAGTGGTATGACTAGCATTGCAACCAATAGTGTGCCCCCAGTTAGCAGTGCAGCACCTAAACCAACCTCCTGGGCCGCCATTGCCAGAAAGCCTGCCAAACCTCAACCGAAACTTAAACCCAAGGGCAATGTAGGAATTGGGGGTTCTGCTGTGCCACCACCTCCTATAAAACACAATATGAATATTGGAACTTGGGATGAAAAGGGGTCCGTGGTAAAGGCACCACCAACCCAACCAGTTCTGCCTCCTCAAACTATAATCCAGCAGCCTCAGCCATTAATTCAACCACCACCATTGGTGCAAAGCCAACTGCCTCAACAGCAGCCTCAGCCACCACAACCACAGCAGCAACAAGGACCTCAGCCACAGGCTCAGCCTCACCAAGTGCAGCCCcaacagcagcagctgcagaaCCGTTGGGTAGCTCCTCGGAATAGAGGAGGTGGCTTCAACCAGAACAATGGAGCGGGCGGTGAAAACTTTGGTTTAGGTGTTGTTGCTATCAGTGCTTCACCTTCTAGTGTAGAAGTGCATCCAGTGCTGGAAAAGCTAAAGGCCATAAACAACTATAATCCCAAAGACTTTGACTGGAACCTGAAAAATGGACGTGTGTTTATAATTAAAAGCTATTCTGAGGATGACATTCACCGTTCCATTAAGTACTCTATCTGGTGTAGTACTGAACATGGTAATAAGCGTTTGGATGCAGCTTACCGTTCCCTGAATGGGAAAGGCCCACTCTATTTACTCTTCAGTGTGAATGGCAGTGGACATTTTTGTGGAGTGGCTGAAATGAAGTCTGTTGTGGACTATAATGCATATGCTGGTGTCTGGTCTCAGGATAAGTGGAAGGGCAAATTTGAAGTTAAGTGGATCTTTGTCAAAGATGTTCCCAATAACCAATTACGGCATATTCGCTTagaaaataatgacaacaaaCCGGTTACCAATTCAAGGGACACTCAAGAGGTACCCCTAGAAAAAGCTAAGCAAGTGCTTAAAATAATTGCTACCTTCAAGCATACCACCTCAATCTTTGATGACTTTGCACATTATGAAAAGCGTCAAGAAGAGGAGGAAGCCATGCGTAGG CTGAAGTTCCTCAAAGCATCTGATAATGTGAAGATTACATTTTCCCAGGTGCATGTCCTTCCAACCATCG
- the YTHDF3 gene encoding YTH domain-containing family protein 3 isoform X4 produces the protein MFYLDLTLLHRAEETSEESFSVQNGSIHQKDAVNDDDFEPYLSSQTNQSNSYPPMSDPYMPSYYAPSIGFPYSLGEAAWSTAGDQPMPYLTTYGQMSNGEHHYIPDGVFSQPGALGNTPPFLGQHGFNFFPGNADFSTWGTSGSQGQSTQSSAYSSSYGYPPSSLGRAITDGQAGFGNDTLSKVPGISSIEQGMTGLKIGGDLTAAVTKTVGTALSSSGMTSIATNSVPPVSSAAPKPTSWAAIARKPAKPQPKLKPKGNVGIGGSAVPPPPIKHNMNIGTWDEKGSVVKAPPTQPVLPPQTIIQQPQPLIQPPPLVQSQLPQQQPQPPQPQQQQGPQPQAQPHQVQPQQQQLQNRWVAPRNRGGGFNQNNGAGGENFGLGVVAISASPSSVEVHPVLEKLKAINNYNPKDFDWNLKNGRVFIIKSYSEDDIHRSIKYSIWCSTEHGNKRLDAAYRSLNGKGPLYLLFSVNGSGHFCGVAEMKSVVDYNAYAGVWSQDKWKGKFEVKWIFVKDVPNNQLRHIRLENNDNKPVTNSRDTQEVPLEKAKQVLKIIATFKHTTSIFDDFAHYEKRQEEEEAMRRLKFLKASDNVKITFSQVHVLPTIGEK, from the exons AGTAACAGCTATCCACCAATGTCAGATCCATACATGCCTAGTTACTATGCTCCATCCATTGGATTTCCATATTCTCTTGGGGAAGCAGCATGGTCCACGGCTGGAGACCAACCTATGCCATATCTGACAACCTATGGACAAATGAGTAATGGAGAACATCATTATATACCAGATGGTGTGTTCAGTCAACCTGGGGCATTAGGAAATACCCCTCCATTTCTTGGTCAGCATGGATTTAACTTTTTTCCTGGTAATGCTGATTTCTCTACGTGGGGGACAAGTGGATCTCAGGGACAATCAACGCAAAGTTCTGCTTATAGTAGCAGTTATGGCTATCCACCTAGTTCTCTTGGGAGAGCTATTACTGATGGACAGGctggatttggcaatgatactTTGAGTAAGGTGCCCGGCATTAGCAGTATTGAGCAAGGCATGACTGGACTGAAAATTGGTGGTGACCTGACAGCTGCAGTGACAAAAACTGTAGGTACAGCCTTGAGCAGCAGTGGTATGACTAGCATTGCAACCAATAGTGTGCCCCCAGTTAGCAGTGCAGCACCTAAACCAACCTCCTGGGCCGCCATTGCCAGAAAGCCTGCCAAACCTCAACCGAAACTTAAACCCAAGGGCAATGTAGGAATTGGGGGTTCTGCTGTGCCACCACCTCCTATAAAACACAATATGAATATTGGAACTTGGGATGAAAAGGGGTCCGTGGTAAAGGCACCACCAACCCAACCAGTTCTGCCTCCTCAAACTATAATCCAGCAGCCTCAGCCATTAATTCAACCACCACCATTGGTGCAAAGCCAACTGCCTCAACAGCAGCCTCAGCCACCACAACCACAGCAGCAACAAGGACCTCAGCCACAGGCTCAGCCTCACCAAGTGCAGCCCcaacagcagcagctgcagaaCCGTTGGGTAGCTCCTCGGAATAGAGGAGGTGGCTTCAACCAGAACAATGGAGCGGGCGGTGAAAACTTTGGTTTAGGTGTTGTTGCTATCAGTGCTTCACCTTCTAGTGTAGAAGTGCATCCAGTGCTGGAAAAGCTAAAGGCCATAAACAACTATAATCCCAAAGACTTTGACTGGAACCTGAAAAATGGACGTGTGTTTATAATTAAAAGCTATTCTGAGGATGACATTCACCGTTCCATTAAGTACTCTATCTGGTGTAGTACTGAACATGGTAATAAGCGTTTGGATGCAGCTTACCGTTCCCTGAATGGGAAAGGCCCACTCTATTTACTCTTCAGTGTGAATGGCAGTGGACATTTTTGTGGAGTGGCTGAAATGAAGTCTGTTGTGGACTATAATGCATATGCTGGTGTCTGGTCTCAGGATAAGTGGAAGGGCAAATTTGAAGTTAAGTGGATCTTTGTCAAAGATGTTCCCAATAACCAATTACGGCATATTCGCTTagaaaataatgacaacaaaCCGGTTACCAATTCAAGGGACACTCAAGAGGTACCCCTAGAAAAAGCTAAGCAAGTGCTTAAAATAATTGCTACCTTCAAGCATACCACCTCAATCTTTGATGACTTTGCACATTATGAAAAGCGTCAAGAAGAGGAGGAAGCCATGCGTAGG CTGAAGTTCCTCAAAGCATCTGATAATGTGAAGATTACATTTTCCCAGGTGCATGTCCTTCCAACCATCG